AACTGTATAATTAAAATAAGCATAAGAAGAAAACGGTGTTTGAACGTTATAGCTTTCTTTCAAATCTTTAAACTTTAAAACTGAAGGTGGAAGCGTATATTCACCCTTGTATTCATCACAAAGTTCTATATTTAAATCAATTTCTCTTATTACCTCTGAGGCAATAGCATCTGCATTAATTCCCTCAAAGCATTGTCCTACATGTGTTTCTTTTCCGACAAAATAAAATGCAGGAAGAAGTTTTCCAACTGTGCCTGTATATAAATATCTTGTGTTATCTCCCTTGTACATTGGACATATATAATCATTGTTTATTGCTAGCGTGTATTCAAGATTATATTTTCTTTTTAATTCCTCTAAAACATCAAGAGATTCAATTATCCCATTATGCTCATTTTCCTCTACTGGTGTTGACATAAATAAAATATTTCCAGAAATCTCTTTTACCCTTTTAGATAATTCTTTTAAAACAACAAGATGTACTGCATCACCACTTTTCATGTCTGATGCTCCTCTGCCAAACATCCAATCTCCGCTTTCAAGATCCCTTCTCACATCTTCATCTAAATCAATTTCTTTAAGCTTTTCCTTAAGAATTTTAGGATCAAAAGCATATTCCTTTAAAGCCCCATAATCCTCTACTGCTACAGTATCCATATGTCCATGCAAAATTATTGTCTTGTTAGATTGTCCTGCTTCTCCTCTTAATAAAGCAAATATATTCCCCCTTGAAAGCTTGTCATTTTTAAGTGGAACTCTAAATGCATATCCTTCGTGCTCTTTAAAATAGTCAATCTCCTTTAGGTAACTTAACATCTTATTTCCTATATGTCCTTCGCCTTCTGTCCCATTTACACTTGGTACTTTTACCAGCTCTATTGTTAAGTTTTCTATTTCTTCACTGATTTTACTCATTTAACTCATCTCCAAACAAAATTCTATATTCCTAAAAATAAAGTAATAATGGGTATAGTTATCATTGACACAATTGTTGTTACTAGAACTATTTTTGAAGCATATTTAAAATTTCTATTATAGTTCTTAGCAAGTATGGGGCAAAGTGTTCCTCCTGGCATAGCTTCACAAATAATAATTACCCCTATAACAATCTTATTAATCAAAAATGGTTTAAGTGCAAAATAAATTATCATTGGTATTAAAACCAATCTTAAAGCTGATATATAATATAAAGACCAATCCTTAAAAATATCATTAAATTCTACTGTCGTTAATATAGAACCTATTACAATCATTGATAAAGGTGCTGTCATTGATCCCACTAAATTAAAGGCTGAATTTATAACATAGGGTATTTTTATGGACGAAAGCATAAGCACCATTCCAAGTATAACCGCCAATATATTATGATTAAGTAATATTTTTTTATAGTTTATTTTTTCTTTCCTTCCATTCATGATCACTATTCCAAATGTCCAAATAAACACGTTATATACCAAGTTAAATATTGATGTGTAAAGTACACCTTTATCCCCATATATAACCTTAAGCACTGGAAAGCCTATAAAACCACAATTTGAAAAAATGCTCATAAACATCAATATATCTTTTCTATCACAATTAAATTTAAAGGAGATAACTTTTCCTATTATCATTGAAATAAAAAAAGCTATAATTGAAAATATAAGAAGCTGACTTATAATAACAATTGTGTTTACAGAATATTTAACGTTAAAGGATGTTAATATCATTAATGGAAGTGTAATTGTAACTATAAAATTTGATATATGACTCGTACTTTCTTCATTAATTATCTTTGCTCTTGCCGCATAATACCCGATCCCCATAACTAAAAATAAAATCATAATTTGCTTAAATACATATATAGTTTTCATACCAAATTACTTTCTTCTATATCCTTTCAATCTATGTACGCAATTTTTGTATTTGTAT
The Clostridium felsineum DSM 794 DNA segment above includes these coding regions:
- a CDS encoding AEC family transporter; amino-acid sequence: MKTIYVFKQIMILFLVMGIGYYAARAKIINEESTSHISNFIVTITLPLMILTSFNVKYSVNTIVIISQLLIFSIIAFFISMIIGKVISFKFNCDRKDILMFMSIFSNCGFIGFPVLKVIYGDKGVLYTSIFNLVYNVFIWTFGIVIMNGRKEKINYKKILLNHNILAVILGMVLMLSSIKIPYVINSAFNLVGSMTAPLSMIVIGSILTTVEFNDIFKDWSLYYISALRLVLIPMIIYFALKPFLINKIVIGVIIICEAMPGGTLCPILAKNYNRNFKYASKIVLVTTIVSMITIPIITLFLGI
- a CDS encoding M20/M25/M40 family metallo-hydrolase — encoded protein: MSKISEEIENLTIELVKVPSVNGTEGEGHIGNKMLSYLKEIDYFKEHEGYAFRVPLKNDKLSRGNIFALLRGEAGQSNKTIILHGHMDTVAVEDYGALKEYAFDPKILKEKLKEIDLDEDVRRDLESGDWMFGRGASDMKSGDAVHLVVLKELSKRVKEISGNILFMSTPVEENEHNGIIESLDVLEELKRKYNLEYTLAINNDYICPMYKGDNTRYLYTGTVGKLLPAFYFVGKETHVGQCFEGINADAIASEVIREIDLNIELCDEYKGEYTLPPSVLKFKDLKESYNVQTPFSSYAYFNYTVHGESPKEAAEKLKKAAERAFERVIKRNDDRYKKYCEMTNQKYESLNFEAKVITYTQLYTMAKARFHGDLDKELESYEQKLVDNHVDIREISLKVVDKVFNIYGEKKPCIVMFFAPPYCPHNTLNDDNEKENEIIDKIKESAEEIKKQGINEEFKVMQFFPSLSDSSYLRIDDDDEGIESLTSNFPGWDKVYKVPVNKIKKLNIPAVNYGCYGKDAHKWTERVYKPYSFEVLPKLIITTIEKFL